The Triplophysa dalaica isolate WHDGS20190420 chromosome 5, ASM1584641v1, whole genome shotgun sequence genome window below encodes:
- the mest gene encoding mesoderm-specific transcript homolog protein isoform X2 produces MRLSSTCSASQANTTETRDTAQESSMTGDFPSEPGSARRVRREWWLHVGLLCIPLLAVYLHIPPPQLSPELNTWRSSGNTINFRDHDIFYKESVGVVGSSDVVLLLHGFPTSSYDWCKIWDSLTQRFNRVIALDFLGFGFSDKPRPHRYSIFEQASLVEALVAQLGLSGQRINILSHDYGDTVALELLYRSDRNRTGHITINSLCLSNGGIFPETHYPRFIQTLLKDSGFISPLLTRLMNFQFFSRGIGDVFGPYTQPTEADFWDMWTGVRFNDGNLVMDSILQYINQRLKHRDRWVGALTSTSTPLHMIYGPLDPVNPHPQFIQLYSKLVQRSTISVLDEHISHYPQLEDPTGFINSYLSFINSF; encoded by the exons ATGAGGCTCAGCAGCACATGTTCAGCTTCTCAAGCAAACACGACCGAGACACGCGATACAGCGCAGGAATCTAGCATGACGGGAGACTTTCct AGTGAACCTGGATCAGCCCGTCGCGTGCGCAGGGAGTGGTGGCTACACGTGGGTCTGTTGTGTATTCCTCTGCTCGCGGTGTATTTACACATTCCTCCTCCACAGCTCTCACCTGAACTAAACACTTGGCGGTCCTCCGGAAACACCATTAACTTCAGAGACCATGACATCTTCTATAAAG AGTCGGTTGGTGTTGTGGGAAGCTCTGATGTTGTCCTGTTGCTTCATGGCTTTCCTACTTCCAGCTATGATTGGTGTAAG ATCTGGGATTCTCTGACTCAGCGCTTTAACAGGGTTATTGCCCTTGACTTCCTGGGCTTCGGTTTTTCAGACAAACCG agaCCACACCGTTACTCCATCTTTGAGCAGGCAAGTTTGGTGGAGGCCCTGGTTGCTCAGTTGGGTCTTTCAGGGCAGAGGATCAACATCCTATCACATGACTATGGAGACACTGTAGCACTTGAGTTGCTGTACAG GAGTGACCGAAACAGGACCGGACATATCACCATTAACAGCCTCTGCCTTTCAAACGGAG GAATATTCCCAGAAACCCATTACCCACGATTCATTCAGACG CTGCTAAAAGATTCTGGCTTTATTTCACCCTTACTTACTCGGCTTATGAACTTCCAGTTTTTTTCTAGAGG AATAGGGGATGTCTTTGGACCTTACACCCAACCAACAGAAGCGGATTTCTGGGACATGTGGACAGGCGTTCGCTTTAATGATGGAAATCTGGTCATGGACAG TATCTTGCAGTACATTAACCAGAGACTGAAGCATAGAGACAGATGGGTGGGAGCTTTAACCTCAACTTCAACACCTT TGCACATGATTTATGGACCACTAGATCCAGTTAATCCACACCCCCAGTTTATCCAGCTTTACAg caAGCTTGTCCAAAGATCCACAATATCGGTTCTAGATGAGCATATCAGTCACTATCCACAGCTGGAGGATCCCACTGGCTTCATAAATTCTTATCTCAGCTTTATCaactcattctga
- the mest gene encoding mesoderm-specific transcript homolog protein isoform X1, whose protein sequence is MRLSSTCSASQANTTETRDTAQESSMTGDFPQSEPGSARRVRREWWLHVGLLCIPLLAVYLHIPPPQLSPELNTWRSSGNTINFRDHDIFYKESVGVVGSSDVVLLLHGFPTSSYDWCKIWDSLTQRFNRVIALDFLGFGFSDKPRPHRYSIFEQASLVEALVAQLGLSGQRINILSHDYGDTVALELLYRSDRNRTGHITINSLCLSNGGIFPETHYPRFIQTLLKDSGFISPLLTRLMNFQFFSRGIGDVFGPYTQPTEADFWDMWTGVRFNDGNLVMDSILQYINQRLKHRDRWVGALTSTSTPLHMIYGPLDPVNPHPQFIQLYSKLVQRSTISVLDEHISHYPQLEDPTGFINSYLSFINSF, encoded by the exons ATGAGGCTCAGCAGCACATGTTCAGCTTCTCAAGCAAACACGACCGAGACACGCGATACAGCGCAGGAATCTAGCATGACGGGAGACTTTCct CAGAGTGAACCTGGATCAGCCCGTCGCGTGCGCAGGGAGTGGTGGCTACACGTGGGTCTGTTGTGTATTCCTCTGCTCGCGGTGTATTTACACATTCCTCCTCCACAGCTCTCACCTGAACTAAACACTTGGCGGTCCTCCGGAAACACCATTAACTTCAGAGACCATGACATCTTCTATAAAG AGTCGGTTGGTGTTGTGGGAAGCTCTGATGTTGTCCTGTTGCTTCATGGCTTTCCTACTTCCAGCTATGATTGGTGTAAG ATCTGGGATTCTCTGACTCAGCGCTTTAACAGGGTTATTGCCCTTGACTTCCTGGGCTTCGGTTTTTCAGACAAACCG agaCCACACCGTTACTCCATCTTTGAGCAGGCAAGTTTGGTGGAGGCCCTGGTTGCTCAGTTGGGTCTTTCAGGGCAGAGGATCAACATCCTATCACATGACTATGGAGACACTGTAGCACTTGAGTTGCTGTACAG GAGTGACCGAAACAGGACCGGACATATCACCATTAACAGCCTCTGCCTTTCAAACGGAG GAATATTCCCAGAAACCCATTACCCACGATTCATTCAGACG CTGCTAAAAGATTCTGGCTTTATTTCACCCTTACTTACTCGGCTTATGAACTTCCAGTTTTTTTCTAGAGG AATAGGGGATGTCTTTGGACCTTACACCCAACCAACAGAAGCGGATTTCTGGGACATGTGGACAGGCGTTCGCTTTAATGATGGAAATCTGGTCATGGACAG TATCTTGCAGTACATTAACCAGAGACTGAAGCATAGAGACAGATGGGTGGGAGCTTTAACCTCAACTTCAACACCTT TGCACATGATTTATGGACCACTAGATCCAGTTAATCCACACCCCCAGTTTATCCAGCTTTACAg caAGCTTGTCCAAAGATCCACAATATCGGTTCTAGATGAGCATATCAGTCACTATCCACAGCTGGAGGATCCCACTGGCTTCATAAATTCTTATCTCAGCTTTATCaactcattctga